The Phoenix dactylifera cultivar Barhee BC4 chromosome 15, palm_55x_up_171113_PBpolish2nd_filt_p, whole genome shotgun sequence genome contains a region encoding:
- the LOC103705841 gene encoding putative phospholipid-transporting ATPase 9, with amino-acid sequence MARGRRSKFHVSKLYSFACGRSGFKEDHSQIGRPGFSRVVYANDPDREHAINLNYGSNYVSTTKYTLATFIPKSLFEQFRRVANIYFLVSGCLSFTPLAPYSAVSAILPLIIVIGATMAKEAVEDWRRNQQDSEVNNRKVKVHRQDGNFDYTEWKKLRVGDIVKVEKDEFFPADLILLSSSYADAVCYVETMNLDGETNLKLKQSFEATSDLQADSSFQDFQAIIRCEDPNANLYTFVGSMELKDQQYPLSPQQLLLRDSKLRNTDYIYGAVIFTGHDTKVMQNATDPPSKRSKIERKMDKIIYLLLSALVLISTIGSIFFGIATREDLEDGKMKRWYLRPDDTTIFYDPNKAPIAAILHFLTAMMLYSYFIPISLYVSIEIVKVLQAFFINQDIQMYHEESDTPARARTSNLTEELGQVDTILSDKTGTLTCNSMEFIKCSIAGTAYGRGVTEIERAMARRKGSPMVNELDNEEHEENHVDAKSAIKGFNFKDGRLMNGNWVHEPRADAIQDFFRLLAICHTCIPEEDEDSGKISYEAESPDEAAFVIAARELGFEFYQRTQTSISVNELDPMSGKTVERSYKLLNILEFNSSRKRMSVIVRDEEGKLLLLSKGADSVMFERLAKDGRDFEEKTKEHMNEYADAGLRTLVLACRELDEEEYMTFNESFTAAKNSVSADRDEKIEEAADMIERDLILLGATAVEDKLQLGVPECIDKLAQAGIKIWVLTGDKMETAVNIGFACSLLRQGMKQIIITLETPELKELEKAGNKDAIAKASKESVVHQISEGRKLISPSSTESLALIIDGKSLTYALEDDVKDMFLLLAVGCASVICCRSSPKQKALVTRLVKTGTRKVTLAIGDGANDVGMLQEADIGVGISGAEGMQAVMSSDVAIAQFRFLERLLLVHGHWCYRRISSMICYFFYKNIAFGLTLFLFEAYTTFSGQAAYNDWFLSCYNVFFTSLPVIALGVFDQDVSPRFCLKFPMLYQEGVQNVLFSWTRLLGWMFNGILNAITIFYFCTYAFQHQAFRKGGEVVGFEVLGATMYTCVVWVVNCQMALSVSYFTLIQHIFIWGGIALWYLFLLAYGAITPTISTTAFMVFVEALAPAPSYWILTLFVVPATLIPYFTYFAIQMRFFPMYHNMIQWIRSEGRADDPEYCQVVRQRSVRPTTVGVSARLDRPSQFIARKVHNAAQSP; translated from the exons ATGGCTAGAGGGAGAAGAAGCAAGTTCCATGTTAGTAAATTATACAGCTTTGCATGCGGTAGGTCGGGGTTCAAAGAAGACCACTCCCAGATCGGACGCCCGGGCTTCTCCCGAGTAGTCTATGCCAATGACCCGGATCGCGAACATGCCATCAACCTAAACTATGGATCCAACTATGTCTCCACCACCAAGTATACATTGGCCACCTTCATTCCTAAGTCCTTGTTTGAGCAGTTCAGGAGGGTTGCCAACATCTACTTCCTGGTCTCCGGATGTCTCTCTTTCACCCCCTTGGCTCCTTACAGTGCTGTGAGTGCAATTCTCCCGCTAATTATCGTGATTGGAGCAACCATGGCGAAGGAGGCCGTCGAAGATTGGAGGCGCAACCAGCAG GATTCTGAGGTGAACAACCGAAAAGTTAAAGTGCATCGTCAGGATGGTAACTTTGACTATACAGAATGGAAGAAGCTGAGAGTTGGGGATATAGTGAAGGTGGAGAAGGATGAATTTTTCCCTGCCGACCTCATTTTGCTTTCATCCAGTTATGCAGATGCAGTATGTTATGTCGAGACCATGAACCTTGATGGAGAAACAAATTTGAAATTGAAGCAGTCATTTGAGGCAACCTCAGATTTACAAGCTGATTCTAGCTTCCAAGATTTTCAAGCAATAATCAGATGCGAGGATCCAAATGCGAACCTCTACACTTTTGTTGGAAGCATGGAACTGAAGGACCAGCAGTACCCTCTCTCACCTCAGCAACTTCTTCTTAGGGACTCTAAGCTGCGCAACACCGATTACATATATGGGGCTGTTATTTTCACAGGCCATGACACAAAAGTCATGCAAAATGCCACAGATCCACCATCCAAAAGGAGCAAAATTGAAAGGAAAATGGATAAAATCATTTACCTCCTCCTATCTGCTCTGGTCTTGATCTCAACTATCGGCTCGATTTTCTTTGGCATCGCAACCCGTGAAGACTTAGAAGATGGCAAGATGAAGAGATGGTACCTTAGACCAGATGACACTACAATCTTCTATGATCCTAACAAAGCACCTATTGCAGCAATATTGCACTTTTTGACAGCAATGATGCTGTATAGTTACTTCATCCCCATCTCTCTGTATGTATCCATCGAGATCGTCAAGGTGTTGCAGGCTTTTTTCATCAACCAAGATATTCAAATGTATCATGAGGAATCAGACACGCCTGCTCGTGCTCGTACATCAAACCTGACCGAGGAACTTGGCCAAGTTGACACAATTCTCTCGGACAAGACTGGAACCCTGACTTGCAATTCAATGGAGTTTATTAAATGCTCCATTGCTGGAACTGCTTATGGACGCGGAGTCACAGAGATCGAGAGAGCAATGGCTAGAAGAAAAGGATCCCCAATGGTTAATGAGCTTGATAACGAAGAACACGAAGAAAATCATGTGGATGCAAAATCTGCAATTAAAGGTTTTAATTTTAAGGACGGACGTCTCATGAATGGGAATTGGGTTCATGAGCCTCGTGCTGATGCTATTCAGGATTTTTTTCGGCTGTTGGCAATCTGCCATACTTGTATacctgaagaagatgaagactcTGGGAAGATATCATATGAAGCCGAGTCACCCGATGAGGCTGCCTTTGTTATTGCGGCAAGGGAGCTGGGATTTGAATTTTACCAGAGGACACAGACAAGCATCTCTGTGAATGAACTGGATCCCATGTCAGGCAAGACAGTTGAAAG GTCATACAAGCTTCTAAATATCTTGGAGTTCAATAGTTCTCGGAAGCGGATGTCTGTGATAGTTCGAGATGAGGAGGGGAAATTGCTATTACTCAGCAAAGGTGCTGACAG TGTTATGTTTGAAAGGCTTGCAAAGGATGGAAGGGATTTTGAGGAAAAAACCAAGGAACATATGAATGAGTATGCTGATGCAGGTTTAAGGACCTTGGTTCTTGCATGTCGTGAACTCGATGAAGAAGAATACATGACTTTCAATGAAAGCTTCACGGCGGCCAAGAATTCAGTTAGTGCTGATAGAGATGAAAAAATCGAGGAAGCTGCCGATATGATCGAGAGAGATTTGATTCTTCTTGGTGCCACCGCTGTTGAGGACAAACTACAGCTCGGG GTACCTGAGTGCATTGACAAACTTGCACAAGCTGGAATCAAGATATGGGTACTGACTGGTGACAAGATGGAGACAGCCGTCAATATAGG CTTTGCCTGTAGTCTACTAAGACAAGGAATGAAGCAGATAATCATCACTTTGGAAACGCCAGAACTTAAAGAGTTGGAGAAAGCTGGAAACAAGGATGCTATTGCTAAG GCATCAAAGGAGAGTGTCGTCCATCAGATAAGTGAGGGGAGGAAACTTATTAGTCCATCAAGTACTGAATCATTAGCTTTGATCATTGATGGGAAGTCACTTACATATGCTTTGGAAGATGACGTCAAGGACATGTTCTTACTACTGGCAGTTGGCTGTGCATCAGTTATATGCTGCCGTTCATCTCCCAAACAGAAAGCCCTC GTCACACGACTTGTAAAAACTGGCACTCGTAAAGTCACATTAGCAATTGGTGATGGAGCCAATGATGTGGGCATGCTTCAAGAAGCAGACATTGGGGTTGGTATCAGTGGTGCTGAAGGAATGCAG GCTGTCATGTCGAGTGATGTTGCCATCGCTCAGTTTAGATTTCTAGAGCGACTGCTACTTGTGCATGGGCATTGGTGTTATAGGAGGATCTCATCAATG ATATGCTATTTCTTCTACAAGAACATCGCATTTGGTCTCACTCTCTTCTTGTTTGAGGCCTATACGACATTCTCTGGGCAAGCTGCATATAATGATTGGTTCTTGTCATGCTATAACGTCTTTTTCACATCACTCCCTGTGATTGCTTTGGGGGTATTCGACCAGGACGTTTCTCCTCGATTTTGCCTCAAG TTTCCCATGCTCTACCAAGAAGGTGTACAAAATGTTCTCTTCAGCTGGACCCGACTTCTTGGTTGGATGTTCAACGGCATCCTGAATGCCATCACAATCTTCTACTTCTGCACCTATGCCTTCCAGCACCAGGCCTTCCGCAAAGGTGGCGAGGTTGTGGGCTTCGAAGTTCTTGGGGCCACCATGTACACCTGCGTGGTCTGGGTCGTGAACTGCCAAATGGCGCTCTCAGTCAGCTACTTCACTTTGATCCAGCACATTTTCATCTGGGGTGGAATTGCTCTTTGGTACCTGTTCCTCCTGGCCTATGGAGCCATCACCCCTACCATATCAACCACTGCCTTCATGGTGTTCGTTGAGGCGCTGGCTCCGGCACCTTCATATTGGATTTTGACACTCTTTGTGGTGCCTGCCACCCTCATCCCCTACTTCACTTATTTTGCAATTCAGATGCGCTTCTTCCCAATGTACCATAACATGATCCAGTGGATACGGTCGGAGGGGCGAGCAGATGATCCCGAGTACTGCCAAGTGGTGCGCCAGAGGTCAGTGAGGCCAACCACAGTTGGGGTCTCTGCCCGCCTCGACCGGCCTAGTCAGTTCATAGCAAGGAAAGTCCACAATGCAGCTCAGTCACCATAA